The following DNA comes from Candidatus Aminicenantes bacterium.
GGCAGGCCACGGAAGAGCAGGTAAAACGGCAGCAGCACGCTGCCGATCCAATCGACGCGGGCAAAGGGATTTTCCGCCGAGCGCTGCCTTTTCGCGGCTTCGGGATCGCCGAGGCGGCGGGCCATCCAGACCCGGGATTTGTCGTGCAGCCATAAAGAAAAAAGCACGATGGCGAAATTCAGCCCAAGAAAAAAATAGCGCTTCACGGTTGGGCTGCGGGTTTATGAGTCAAGGAAGGAGTTTATAGCTGGTTGAAAAGTTTCAGCTGCTCCTTGATGTAATCGGGGATCATCGATCCGTAAAGAGCGTCGTGGGAGAGGTTGACGACGTTTTCGTTGATCTTGACCGGAGTGTTGTTCTTGAAGGTGAACTTCCTATCCTTGGCGAACAAATTGCCGATCGGGCCGCAGCCCCTCCTTACTTTGACCACTTCGGTCTCCGGGACGGGGCAGCCCATGACGACTTCCTTGTTCTTTTTCTCATCGCGGAAGCGGATGATGATCAGTTCGGGAGTTACCGAGAGCAGTTCGCCCTTGAAAGTCTTGTCCTCGATGTTGACTTTGACTTTTTCGCCCTCGGGCAGACCGCCGACGATTGGCTTGCAGATGCAAGCTGAAAGGATCACTATAACCGAAAGCAGCAGCATAATTTTTTTCATGTATAAACCTCCCATTCAAGGTCTTTTAACACAGAAAAAACAAATTTTCAAGCCCCGGGAGCGATTCCCGGATTATACCGTTGGCCATCCTCATTTCACAGTTGTTTCAAAACATCCAGATATGAATCCAGCTCCAAGACGCGCCGCTTGATCAGATCGACCCGGTCGGCGGCCAGCATGTTGCGATACATGGTCCCATCCAGTCTGCCGTAGAATACGGCCAGCCATGCCAGTTCCCGGTCGCGGAAGGTAAGCCAGGCGCGCAACGGCAGCAGGCAGACCGTCAAGGCGGCGCAGACAAACCAGACCGCTTTTTTCATGTCTCCATTGTAGCGCCAGCGGGAGAGCGGAGCAATTCGCCGGGGAAACAGCCTGTCCGGCATCACTCGGCAAAACTCAGTAGAAAGAGTCTCTGCCAATATTGGGCTTCCTTGAAAATCGCCTCGACCGGAAGCGCCGCTGCATTTCCCGGCCCGGGCAGCCGCAACGGAAGCCTGTTGTCCCAGAAATAGACCCGCTCTTCAAGGGCGGGCTCGTCGCCGTTCTTATCGCTGCGGAAAAAGAAACGCAGCCGCCCGCCGGCATACAAGAATTCGCTGTACCGGAAACGCGCGGCCGACGTTTCACTGACCTCGACCTTTGCCAGAACGGTTTCCGCTTTTTGCTCAGCCATTTCGGCGAATTCCGGCTGGTCACTGTACCAGAAAACAGCTTTTTTAACATAATTTCCGACCGCCCGCCAGGAACCGCCGCGGCTATTGACGATCAGCTCGCTGCAATAGAGGCCCCCCACCTCGCTTTTCTGGGCCAGGGCGATGGCTGCCGCCGTTTGGGCGTAAAGCTTTTTAATCTCCTGCACACCGGCATCTTCCGCAGCAACAACCGAGGACTGGCAAGCCAACCAGACCAAGAACAAGATCGCTGTTTTTTTCAAGCTGCACCTCGCTCAGGCAAACCAGGCGGCCCGATCGCAAATCCAGGCCCCCTGGATGATCCATAACACAAGCGCGGCATGTTGGCAACCTTTTCGCATCCGCGGGCCGGTTGAATTTTGCACCTGGACGGGATATAATCCGTTTTCACTCACCAGATCTTATGATAAGGAGCCGCGAATGAAATCAAAAATCATTTTCCTGTCTATTATCTTCGCAATATGGCCATTGGCCGCCAAGGAAGGCATGCACAAAGTCGACGGCGTCACCCCGGCCATTGCCAAGGACATGAAGGGATGCGGGTTCGAACTCGACCCCGCCTCCATCTGGGACATCGGCAAAAAGAGCCTGGCCATGGCCGTGGTCAACCTGGGCGGCGGCACCGGTTCCTTCGTCTCCGCGGACGGACTGATCATCACCAACCACCACGTCGCCTTCGGCGCCGTGCAGAGCCTCTCATCGCCGGAGCACAATTACATTCGCGACGGTTTCCTGGCCCGCAGCCGAGCCGAGGAAATTCCGGCTCCCGGCTACAATGTCAGGATCATGACCGGTTTTGTCGACGCTACGCCGCAATTTCAGGCGATTTTCCGTCCCGGCCTGGACCCGAAAAAGCGCTCGCGGCTGATCGACAAAATATCCAAGCGCCTCGTCCGCCAGGGGGAAAGCACCCCGGGCAACGAATGCCTGGTCGCCCAGTTCTATGGCGGCCGCGAATTTTACCTGGTCACCTACCTCAAGATCAAGGATATGCGCGTGGTCTACGTCCCGGCGCGCTCGGTCGGCGAATACGGCGGTGAAATCGACAACTGGACGTGGCCGCGCCACACCGGCGATTTTTCCTTCCTGCGCGCCTATGTGGGCAGGGACAACCGCCCGGCCGAATTCGCCAAGGACAACGTCCCCTACCACCCGCTGCATTACTTCCCCATCGCCCGGCAGAATCTCAAAGCCGGCGATTTTACCATGATCATGGGCTTCCCGGGAACGACCAAACGCTGGACCAGCGCCGCCGAGGTCGGCAACGAAACCGAAGCCAATTATCCCCAGCGCATCGCCCTGCTCGAACAGTACATCGCCCTGCTGGAAAAGGCTTCGGCGGCCGACGAAGCGGTGAAGATCAAGAATGCCGGCAACCTGAAGGGGTTGTACAATTCAATAAAAAATTACCGCGGCATGCTGGAAGGGCTGCGCAAAAACGCCGTTCACGAAACGAAGCTGGCAACGGAAAAGCAACTGGCCGCCTTCATCGCCTCCCGGCCCGACCTGCGCAAAAAATACGGCCGGCTGCTGGCCGACATCTCCGCCCTGGCCGCCGAAGAACGCCAAAGCAATTCGCTGCAGACGGTCTACGGCTGGATGACCCGCGGCTGCCGCCTCTTCGATTGGGCGCTGACCATTGACAAGTGGAGCCGGGAAAAAGCCAAGAAAGACCTGGAGCGCGAAACCGGCTACATGGAGCGCGACATCGCCGCCAAGAAGGAGCGGCTGCCGGTCAGCCAGCGGAACCTGGACCTGGGGACCGACCAGGCGGTATTCGCTTTCTTCCTGAAAAAGCTGCTGCAAGCCGATTCGGCCAACAGTTTCAAAACCCTGCGCCAGGAAGTGGAAAAAAGCCCGGGCAGCGGCCTCGACGAACAGATCGCCGCCTTTGTCAACGCCCTTTACCGGCACACGCGGCTGGCCGATTATGATTTCAAAATGAGCCTGTTCGCCGCCGACAGGAAAGCGCTGACCGGTACCGCTGACGCCTTCATCGCCCTGGCCGATAAAATAAGGCCCAACATCGACGCCTTCACCAACCGCCGCAACATCCTCACCAGCCGCTGGCAGGGGCTCAAGCCGCTCTACATCGAAGCCATGATGCAGATGCGGCCGGCAGACCTGTTTTATCCCGACGCCAACTCCACCCTGCGCTTCAATTATGGCCGGGTCGAGGGCTACTCGCCGCGCGATGCCGTCAGCTACGCCCCGTTCACGACCCTGGCCGGGGTGCTGGAAAAAAACAGCGGCGAATTCCCCTTCAACCTGGACGCGAAGTTCGTCGCCGCGGCCATGAACGCGGACCATGGCGCCTACGTCGCTCCGGAACTGAACGACGTCCCGGTCAATTTCCTGACCAGCAACGATTCCACCGGCGGCAATTCGGGCAGCCCGGTGCTCAACAGCCGCGGCGAGCTGGTCGGCGTGCTGTTCGACGGCAACTACGAGTCGCTGAGCAGCGATTTCTTCTACCGGCCCGACATCACCCGCTCCATCCACGTCGACATCCGCTACGTCCTGTTCGTCGCCGACAAGGTCAATCAGGCCGGCAACGTCCTGGAGGAACTGGCTGGCCGCTGATGGAAAAAGTCGCCATTCTCTTCAATCCCAGCTCCGGCAAGGGCCGCGCCGGGCAAAAGCGACGCAGCCTGCAAAAATGCCTCAAGGAGAACGGCGTGGCCTACGACTGGTTCGAATCGCGCCATGAGGACGATTTGCGCGACCTGGTCCGGGCGACCGCGGCCGATTACCAGACGCTGGTCGCCGCCGGCGGCGATACCACCATGCTGATCGTGATCAACGAAATGATGCGCTTGAAAGCCGACAACGCGCTGGGTATGATCGGCCTGGGTTCGTGCAACGACGTGGTCAGGGAATTCGAGATCCATACCCTGAAACGGGCCTGCGCCGCGATCAAAAGGAACCGCTTCCGGCGCATCGACC
Coding sequences within:
- a CDS encoding S46 family peptidase, which codes for MKSKIIFLSIIFAIWPLAAKEGMHKVDGVTPAIAKDMKGCGFELDPASIWDIGKKSLAMAVVNLGGGTGSFVSADGLIITNHHVAFGAVQSLSSPEHNYIRDGFLARSRAEEIPAPGYNVRIMTGFVDATPQFQAIFRPGLDPKKRSRLIDKISKRLVRQGESTPGNECLVAQFYGGREFYLVTYLKIKDMRVVYVPARSVGEYGGEIDNWTWPRHTGDFSFLRAYVGRDNRPAEFAKDNVPYHPLHYFPIARQNLKAGDFTMIMGFPGTTKRWTSAAEVGNETEANYPQRIALLEQYIALLEKASAADEAVKIKNAGNLKGLYNSIKNYRGMLEGLRKNAVHETKLATEKQLAAFIASRPDLRKKYGRLLADISALAAEERQSNSLQTVYGWMTRGCRLFDWALTIDKWSREKAKKDLERETGYMERDIAAKKERLPVSQRNLDLGTDQAVFAFFLKKLLQADSANSFKTLRQEVEKSPGSGLDEQIAAFVNALYRHTRLADYDFKMSLFAADRKALTGTADAFIALADKIRPNIDAFTNRRNILTSRWQGLKPLYIEAMMQMRPADLFYPDANSTLRFNYGRVEGYSPRDAVSYAPFTTLAGVLEKNSGEFPFNLDAKFVAAAMNADHGAYVAPELNDVPVNFLTSNDSTGGNSGSPVLNSRGELVGVLFDGNYESLSSDFFYRPDITRSIHVDIRYVLFVADKVNQAGNVLEELAGR